A window from Legionella busanensis encodes these proteins:
- a CDS encoding VOC family protein has protein sequence MKIFNHVQIKVRDLKTSRRLYDAIMDILDYPVVLDIKNVVVGYGTSSHDMFEIRQFDKESSLSNSIHLAFNASSIKSVDAFYYAALANGAKCNGKPGFRPEYEEGYYAAFVIDPDGHNIEAVFATKP, from the coding sequence ATGAAAATTTTTAATCACGTTCAAATTAAAGTTAGAGATTTAAAGACCAGTCGTAGGTTATATGATGCGATTATGGACATTTTAGATTATCCAGTTGTTCTAGATATTAAAAATGTAGTAGTAGGCTATGGAACTAGCAGTCATGACATGTTTGAAATACGGCAGTTTGACAAAGAATCATCATTATCCAACTCTATTCATTTGGCCTTTAATGCATCAAGTATAAAAAGTGTTGATGCTTTTTATTACGCAGCACTTGCAAATGGTGCTAAATGTAATGGTAAACCAGGTTTTCGCCCTGAATATGAAGAAGGGTATTATGCGGCCTTTGTGATCGATCCAGATGGCCACAA
- a CDS encoding flavodoxin family protein, whose amino-acid sequence MNKVIIFGSSRSFGNTRKVVDEILGHSGIELIDLNEFNIGLFDYEYRNRNDDFIPLIEKLIAYDTWIIATPVYWYSMSTQHKIFFDRFSDLLKIRKDLGRKLRSKKLFVIASFQSSYPRGFEDIFEQICEYIGMEYLGSSFFYSGIENAEFLQNNILHVEKMKLDILS is encoded by the coding sequence ATGAATAAAGTGATTATTTTTGGATCTTCTCGTAGTTTTGGTAACACCAGAAAAGTTGTAGATGAAATATTAGGTCACTCTGGCATTGAATTAATTGATTTAAATGAATTCAATATCGGCCTTTTTGATTACGAGTATCGTAATAGAAATGATGATTTTATACCTTTAATAGAAAAGCTGATTGCCTACGATACTTGGATAATTGCAACGCCGGTATATTGGTACTCAATGAGCACGCAACACAAAATATTTTTTGACAGATTTAGCGACTTGCTAAAAATCAGGAAAGATTTAGGTCGTAAATTACGAAGCAAGAAGTTGTTTGTCATAGCAAGTTTTCAATCTTCCTATCCGAGAGGTTTTGAAGATATATTTGAGCAAATATGCGAATATATTGGAATGGAATACTTAGGTTCCAGCTTTTTTTATAGCGGAATCGAAAATGCCGAGTTTTTGCAAAACAATATATTACATGTTGAAAAAATGAAATTGGACATTCTTTCATGA
- a CDS encoding GNAT family N-acetyltransferase produces MSEKIIIRQYDCNDAQDLVNIYYHTIHNINSKDYSEEQINIWAPSSSLDATGWKEKWEKIIPIVAQIGTKVVGFVEFESNGHIDCFYVHHEYQGCYIGSSLMKEIFNKANTLKLKQVFAEVNITAKPFFGSKGFKVIKKQNMNIRGVKLINFVMDNDKPHEYGRYSYE; encoded by the coding sequence ATGAGTGAGAAAATTATTATCCGACAGTATGATTGTAACGACGCACAGGATTTGGTAAATATTTACTATCACACCATTCATAATATTAATTCTAAAGATTATTCTGAAGAGCAGATTAATATTTGGGCACCGTCCTCTTCCTTAGACGCAACAGGCTGGAAAGAAAAATGGGAAAAAATAATTCCTATTGTTGCGCAAATAGGTACTAAGGTAGTTGGATTTGTGGAGTTTGAATCTAATGGTCACATTGATTGTTTTTATGTCCATCACGAATATCAAGGTTGTTATATAGGTTCCTCATTAATGAAAGAGATTTTTAATAAAGCAAATACCTTGAAATTAAAACAGGTGTTTGCTGAAGTTAACATTACAGCAAAACCATTTTTTGGATCAAAAGGATTTAAAGTCATTAAAAAACAAAATATGAATATTAGAGGGGTCAAACTTATAAATTTTGTTATGGATAACGATAAACCACACGAGTATGGGCGTTACTCCTATGAATAA